From the genome of Toxoplasma gondii ME49 chromosome XII, whole genome shotgun sequence:
CTTCGTTCTCTTACCCTCAAGAACGCTGCTCACATCCGTCTCGGCACGGACCCTCTACGACGAGGCTCTCGGGCGCTTACGGCCCTTCCGATGAAATTGTTCGTTGAACCTCAAATATCGGGGGTCCACAAAGCGTCGTTGTACCTACGACAACTGCTCCTGATCGTTTTGCGGCCTCAGCCTAGCCGCAGGGATGTGCAACTTACGAAGGAAAAGTGAAGCGGTAACGTTTTGTGTCAGCTTCAAAGTCAGGCTTGCGATGCTGTAAAATAACCCCCAACGTTGTCTTCAGTCGACAGtcgtgtttttctcgcgcgcAATGCGAGGCCCGCGTCCCTGGCGGCTCGAGTGGCTGTGTGCTGCGTCATCATCGGGTTGTGACTCGTCGGTTTTCGAGCTTAAGCCGGTCCGAGCCCTGGAGGGCAGCTCCGGTTCCTGGCAGCCTCCACTTTTCGACGGCACGGTGGTGCAAACTACTCGGACGTGCTATCATGTCCAGCGTAGCGTCGTTGTCGTGGTAGTTCACCCACTTTTGCCTTGAAAAACTGTTTGAAAAGGTGTGATGGTTGCGCAGATACGGTGACCTGCGTTTGTGTCATCTCTTTTTTCGTGGACTAGCTAGTGCCTCGAGGAAGTGTCTTTATCTTCGCAACCCGCGACAACACACTCGGGAAACAACTGCCTTCCAGTGTACAGGTCGCCTACAACGGACTGTTCCCCGTCGCAGGACGAACACCGTGGCTTGACAGCGGCGTAGTgactcttcttttttcctccagCTTTAGCAAGGATTGTGTCTGCTTGGCTTCCAGCAATGGCGGTAAGTAGGAGAGGAACCTTATGTTCAGAAAATTCTTGTGTACGTCCAGAATCGTCCAGGTCTTTTCTTGCCCGTCGGTCGTTGATGAAAGACTTCAAGGCGGATGTGTGTGTTGGTGTACTTGTTCCCTTTTCTTGTGTGCCGGTATGATCCTTTTCTCAAACGCCTGAGAcgttcctctcgttctccactTGTCTGCGTTCAAAGAAAAGCGGGCGATGCAGCAGCTTCTGTACTCAGCATCTGTTGCTCCGCACGTCTCGTCTCCCACCTTTGGGAGGTACTAAGTTTGCGGAGCCAAACCATGCCGTGTCCATGAAGCTTATGTCCTCCCGTCCAGTTTTGGTAGATCTTTGCAAACAGTTACGTTTTCCACTTATCCTAACAGTATGCAGATCACTGGAACGGGTCACAAAGCGACCGAGTTGTGTGATGTATTGGCGGGGACCAGCTGCAGGCAACTGTGTTTTGCACGTTGTCAAAGATCAAGTAAATCAGTCTGTAAACATGGGATGATTACTACGCCGATAAAACAGACGGCCTTACCGTTTCAAAAAACACATTCAGGACTATGTTATTGTGCGCTGCTGGACTACTTGCAGGGCCAGAACAGGAAATACGCGTGCAAGATATCGCAATTCGAGAAGAACATTACCCACCGTGGCAATGTTCCGGAAAGCCGAATTCGTACCCAGAATTCGTATCCAGTAGGACCTCTGATCCTCGCCCTGTTTCTGTTCGTCGTTGTGGGATCTGCGATTCTCCAGATCATTTTTTCAGCTCAAAGAGGAACAATTTTGTAGTGGAGCGTTCAACTATTATGTTGGAGAATCACGTGCAGAAATAAGGATCAGTAGCAGCAGAAGTTGATCCTCGACTTCAGATTACAGGAGATAGCGGTTCTCCGCGCGCAACAGCCCTACAGAAAGGACGAGTgtttgcttcgtcttcgttgtCGTCGTTTGccaaagaaggcgacaagcaCCAACGCCAGGAAAAGATCGGGTACACAGTTAATATGTGACAGGACGGTAATACAACAGGCTGGATGTTTACTTCTTGTGGAAGCTCTGGGGAACCAATACGGCTTCGTGGCAGTGGTCACAAAGGACTGACTGCCATCTACTATGGTGAAGTCGTCTTGTTAAGCCCAACGTAGCGTGGCGTCAAGTGTTTCGAACGAAACGTTAACGGTCTACACACAGATTGTTAGGTGTCGGTACGCAGAAACTCTTGACAGCAGCGGTATCACCTGCGCTGAAGGTGGTGGTGTTCCAGCAGCTCCCACAGCGTTCCCCTGTTCCTGTCAGTGTGTTTGGTTTCTTGAGCTGCTCTGTAGGTAATTCTGCCATGTTGTACCAACCTCTTTGTCCAAACGCTTTCGAAAGGCAACGTATCTCCTGATTCCTAGGTTGCTGAAGTGTGCAGCATCTGAAATGCAGGATCACAGAGGTCGCCACTTACATGGCGCACATATGAAGGGCACAACGAAACGCCCAAACCGGCAGTTCCTCCATCAAGCAGCAGTCGTGTTTAGACTAGCAGGTAATTACTTCAGTCAAAGGGGAAAAGAGCACTGAGTTTGTAGTCGGCGAGGTCGATTCTGTTACGACTGCTATCGCACGTCATCTCAGATGCATGGTACGACCAAGTAGACAAGTGCGGAAGCCTGTGAAGGCAGTTTATAAATGTTGCTCTTGCCAGATGAGTTATTTCATCCGTCTTCTGTAAAGTGTCAACTATCCAGGAGTGGCTTTCGGTGTCGTTTCATTCCAACGTCGGTCAGAGGGAAGTCGCTGGCATAAGGTATATGCCGAAGTGGGTCTTCATTAACGAGTAGGGACTTGCGGCGTAGAAAAGAGCTTCTTGTCTAGGGAATGCTGCACCGCTTAATTGGCAATGCATTGATATAATAATCGTACAAACGCTCAGCTAGTTATTTAGAGACACTCACGAGACCCCCCCCTCCCAAGAAACAGATTTGTCCCCATGGTAGTGCATCTCCTAGGAATGGAGCGGCTATAGTAAGTAGATATAAAACTTGTCAGCTATAAGCTTCCGTCACCTGTGAAGACCGTGATGGCACGAGTGAGAGACGATATAGCTTTACTACGATCTTCAGCTGATTCTTCgagcttctcgctcttcttaGTTATTCTAGTTTAACGTCACATCCCCGTATGGCGGGAGGTAGACGTCCACTGCCATGCGGGTCGGTGCGTATCTGCGTGTGTCGAATTTTCAGAGCAGCTTTGAAAAAGAAGCGGTATGACAGACAAATCGTGCTTAGGTGTCTTGTCTATGTCAGCCCCCCTGGGTTATTCCCCGTTAATGAGGAATCAATTTTGCCGGATGCATCTACCGAAGCTCGACGACTTCAGATATTTTGGCTGTTTACCCAGCTGTCTTTTAGCAATCAGCAGATACGATTCAATGACCTTGCACGACAGCACACCTCCGTGCTGGACTACCCGAGTTGCATTGATGTTGGCCACCAGCTTGTTTGTGTGAATATTTTCATCGAGCACCGCTGGTGATAGTTCTTGTGTGTAAGCAAGATGTAAAAAGTGCTCGTTCTCTGACTTGTGAGAAGGGATGAACTCTTTTGTGAAGGGGAACCAAGAAGGCAAGCCTGGCGAGAAGTGGGAACACGGCAAATTTGTTTGTCGTATAAGGGAGCAAGAAACCGCGTTGACAAGGCAAGACGAGAACAGCTACTGATCCCTCAGTGTGATACAAGTATCTCGGAAAAACACGTGTTTCCACCGGCACTTCACAATCGACTCGTGGGCGGATTCCGGCTGGGGCGACCTGCGAGTCTACGAATTGCCGGCGCACTCTTATAATAACTGGGGCAGGAGAAATATTTCAACATCATACTCTGCGAGATATGATCAGCCGTCGGTCCTGGGTAGGACGATTGCTCTAAACTGGGCTCCGGCTCTCTATCTACCGCTGTAGTGAAATAAATGAAATGCAGGAGTATGATATACGGAGCTGTTGAGCAGTGCTAGTTGTTAAAGTGACAGACCCAATGGTCACTGGAGAATCAGCAGAGTGGCTACAGCCGTTCGTGATATGACGGCAGGTTATCACTACGACTGCAGGGAATGCGAAATGTAGACACCCCAATGCGAGAGGACAGTTTCGATCATATGCTTAAAATTCCTGAAACGTTCTGGATCCTTAGTGATGCATGATGCGACGATATTCGCTTGGGATGTTTTCTTTATACTTAGTAGAGAAGCCGAGCTTAACATCTGAACCTCATCCATAACAGATGTTCCAATGTGGGAGTCGCAGTTAAACGTTGAGGTCCCGATAGAATATTTCTGGCTTGAAAGAGCATGCTGACAGTCAAATGACAACATTGTGCTGGTCTCGACGACGTCGTTGAGGCTTGTAGAGTATCAGCACTAGTTGTAGGCACTAAGTGCGAACGACTGCTCGTCCGCGTGGAAATGTTCGACCTGAAGGTTAAACTGCAATATGAGAGTGCTTTCTTCTGGCCCCGTTTCTTCCAAGTGTTGTGACAGAGGGCTATACACAGCGCCTGCGAGTCGACGAGCTAACGGCAAGCTGAGAGAGCGTCTCTATCTTCTGTACCACTGTACCAGGAGTAGTCTTTTTGCAACGCCATCACCATACGTAACTCAATGTTTGCTCGAACTGTCGGGGCTCCCCCATGCAAATCCGGTCGTCGCAATAGACTGCTGCTCCGGGCTGCTCCAGGACGCGCAAGCGCAAGGGTGTTATCTGCCGTCGTCTGCCCTTAAGCCATAATCCAGACAAAGCCGCCTAAGCAATGGGGCGGCTAAAGCGGACATCTCGATCACGTATCGGTGGGGTGATTCCTGGTTAGCTGCTTCCCTGCATTTGGCTAAGCAAATCTGTACAACAATCATGCGTGTCCCAAACGTCGTATACGCAGCAGTAGCCTCTTTGGAAGATATATTTTTTTTCTTTAGACGCATTAGCAGGCTAACAAGACAGATGAAAGGCATTTTTGAATATTAACATCTTTCTGTCGGTCCACTGTAGCTTTCTTTCAAGCCCCCCGCCCGGGCGACAGGCCTGCCATGTTTTTACTTTCATTGGGCTGCCGATCCTGGATTCGGAAATGCATGAATGAGGTCATTTTATGTCACGCTAGAACAACAATTGAAAATAGTCTTAATGAAATAGAAATCCCACCGCTTGACGTTTTTTTGTGGAGTGACATTGCCTCTCTCTATAGAGACGGGTGTTTGCTTGGTCCCCAACGGCAAGCTCTACGCCGAGCGGCCGTGAGATTTAACACTTTTCTGTCGACATGGGACTACCTGATTGTTTGAGGAAGCCCAAGATGGGGAGGGGAAAATGTGGGGATAtggctgtctcttctgcaacgcatcctgaatcgattgACAGGCCCGCAGTGGCGGAAACTGTATCGAGGGAGTCAGGCGGATATTTACTTTTCCACCCAGCGTCGAATGGCACTCTTTTCCTTGTTTGGAGTGAGAGGGAAGTGGATAAGGCGATGGCTTTTTTTGAACCGAAAAAGTCTGTGCCTGGCTTCAAGTTCAAGGTTAACGGCGGACGACAAGAAATTTTTAGGAACTTGCTGGTGAGTCATGAGTTTGGTTGAGCTTTTCGAACCGCGAATATATAATAAGCCTTGGATTTCCTTTTTTTGAGCATGAAAGCGTCGCGGACGAGGTTCCTCGACGCTTTAGAGAAGGCTCATTTCTGTTTAACCTTTGCGAGGGAAATCTCAACTTCTGGATGGTCAACCACATGTGTGTCGCGGGGACCCTTTGGTAGGTCAGGTATTGGCAGTGTTCCACTTCATACCACTTCGTGTTGGTTACGAAAGCTTTGACACCTGTGTGTATTTTCTTTTGTCACATCACGGTGAGTGAGCATCTGTTGTTGTATCAAACAGACTCCTATCACGCTTGAAGCACCGCTTGTAAACGGAAATTTACTTGAATGCACAGAATTTCCAAGTATTCCTGGGTCTCGATATTTGGAATACTAATAAGGTTTTAACGCCACTGTCTCAACAACACTGATTTTGCCGTTGCTATCTTGTTAACCATGATCCCCCAAAACACCCACTGAGTGTTGTGCGTCCACTTGTGGCTCTCTACAGAACGACAAGAAAAATTACTACGAGGGATGGTGTCAATTTTTCAAGACTGCAGTCGAATTCAATGGCGAATGCAGGCTGTTGGCGGGGGCTGACACAGCTCCGCTAAAAGTGACTGTTGCCTTTTTATATGGGACCACAGTGAAGAAGCTGACGCAAACACAAACTCTGTCGACAAGTGGCGTAGTTGCCATAGGATGTGTGCCAATGGCACAGACTACATTCGACGTTCGGACGATGCACAGGGAGTTGTTCTTGGGGAGCGCACGACAAAGCGGAGCTGCTCTGGCCCTGTAGGAGTGAGCCAACACCAAAAAGGAATGCGGATAAAGTGGAAGATGAGAAAGCGCTGGACGTCTAGTGTGCCAACAGTACACTCGAGTGCCAGGCCATCGGTTTGGAGAGCAGCGCTGGAGAGTTTGTGAATTTGGGAAGGAATGCCGATCGATACTGATGCCTCCCGGGGAAAGAGGGAGGGAGCTGCCCCCTGTTTTTCACGTCGCGCTAACTACATCGCTGTCGTAGGAACATCTGCCGCGTCGTGGCTCCTTCTGAATGTGACAGAATAACACGTTCTCGATATTTCCGTCGTCCACCCATTCTGAGAAATGGAACAGTTGTCTGCACTTGTGCTGCGGTGAAGGGTGAGCCTAGTGGACCTGGTTTCCTCGAGAACGATCAGCTGATTGCATTCCAGCAGACATCAAGGCTCCGGCTGCACTGAAGTTTCTTGATGCGGGCGTCACTGTGAGGCGTCTTTGATACAGAGCACCTGCTAGAGGAACCGACGCTACGTTTACGTTGTGACATTTTAACGACTCTTTGAACGGGAGTATAGCGCGTCGCTTCCAGGACTTGACACCAGGAGAGCGTCTGCCATTATATCGTTATTTTATGAACATGCGGTTCTTTGGCCCACACTGCTAGATACTGGGTGCAAGCGAGCGCCTCACACAAAAAAGTGGAGGCATGTATCTGTCGTGTTTAGCAGTCATCGGCAGCTAGTAGACCCCATCGTGTGTTCAGAGAGCCATGCTCTGTCGTACATGGGGATGAGTGTCACGAGTTAGGCAACAACTGCTCGTACACTCTTGCTCGTTTTTCCAGTCAGTTACTTTTCAGCTGAGACGAAGTAGAGTCCAGGTTAAGGCCGTATTGAGCGAATGATATGCTATAGAATAAGCTGTTCCTCACTTGTCATTCACTATCCCATTGTTTATACAACGCTTCCATGAGGCTTCGGATGTATTCGAGACATCCGCCGGCACACGTTAGGCATGACAGCGGAATTCTCCCACATGAGGAGTGCCCCATATTCATCTCAGGTGGTTGAGAAGCTATCCGTGTATCTCACGaactctttcgtttttttgcgGTAGTGAGTCTGTTTCTGGATATTAAGGGCTACGAGATAGCACTTTTCAAATAATCATGGAGCTAGCAACTGTTCTATATAAGGTTACAAAATATAGCTATCAGAGAGATAACACTGGGCAATATTTCTGTTTTGCAGTGGGTCATACCCTCACTTCTTCGATTTATTATTCTCTCCCCTCacacttttctctcccttgcaGTCCATTTTGTGTAAAAAAATATGGCTATACTTGACTGAAAAATGCGTATCCTCGGACGGCAACGCGCATGAAATGTGAACTGTGGGTTCTGCTGGTGACGAAGAGATTATTTCCACGTTTTTCTACGTTTCAAGGGGTCCCGGTGAAGCAAACAAAGCTACAAAAGGTGTCCCCACTCACACGGCAAACCTCTTCGCGCAGCTGCGGACAGGGAGAATGTACACCTTTGgcgcgctgtctccccaCTTTTGTTCAATTAATTTGAATATGGCGCGGTCTTCCCACTTGAGCGAATCGACGGCGATACGCACACACATGTGCCAAGCAACTCGGTTGAAGCTAGTGCAAGAGGAACTGCCCAAAGAGAACCTATGTCTAGTTCCTTTTACCTCAGTGGATCTCCGCTGCGACCGCATGCCCGTCACAttccagagaggagagccaCAACAGTTCTTTGTCGCAGGTAGAGGCTTGTTAGTCAGGAACTTAACACTTGACACAGAATACCCAAGAAATGTTAGCGAGAACTTCGACGGACACAGTATGTCGAACGGCTCAAGGTCGTAATAGTGCGTCGTTTTAAACGAATCACGAAGTCAAACAGAGCTCCGATTGAACCCAGCCTCGTTTCTTGCCTTTTCTTACTCTGACAGGTTCCCAAAAAGCAGCGCCCTTTACCGAAAACGACGTTCGGTTCTTTAACACCAGCCGCAGGCGTCCTCAGTAGCGCAGTTTCCTCAGAGCTCATCTACCTATAGACATTAGAATCTTTGCAAATTTAGGGACGTATCACGGCACAACTGATTTGCGAAAGACAACGCTGGGCACAAGCTGTGAGTGCTCCTCAGGAGGCTTAGCTGTAATGCGGGGAGACCCGAAAACTTCACTGGTCGTTGCCATTCGCACATATCGTGAACCAAACATGGTAACACTCCACAAATTACCTCGTGAACCCGAAGGTTGACCAAGGCGAAGACCGTTACAAGTACAAGACATCATATCCGCCCAGATTGTACTGTAACGTGTTCTGTTATTTATCTCTTATCATTCGTAGAGAAATAATCCACCCTTGCACCCAGTTGGTGACCACTCGATCCTGGAAACAGTGGATACCCAGTTGATGCCGTATATACGGATTTCGGGCACAAGACGGAGTACGAAGCGATGGCAGCTCTTTAGACCTGCTCATCGCTTGTTATTTTGGCCGCTCTGTTCATGCCTACCTTCACTTTCCCTAGGCTGACAGGGACTCAAACATCAGTCGGTGACATGCGGGACACAAGTGACCTCCAGAACTCCCGCTGCTATCGATGCTCAAGCATCATTCGAAGTCTGCCGAGAATACGAGAAGTTCTGTTTGGCCcagttctttcctctgccaCACCTGTTCACCGTTGGTAACTCTTTTCACTTCCTCGACTCTACTTTTAGAACAGTGTCACAAGCATATCCTCCCCCGTGCCAAAGCGACCGCTTTTCCTGTCCGTGGGCATGTTCACTGGCACTTCACTAGGCAGCACATAGCGTTCGCCTGAACGGACAACACACGGAGACGCGTGCCCAGTAACGAAGTCCACCGACTATTCCACTGCATCGGCTTCTGCGTTCAGGCATTCAGTTGTCATAAACTCATGAGCTGCAGAAACAACATCCATCTAGCTTGCCTCCAGAACGCGAAGCGCCTCTGACGAAATGCCTTGCCCCTCACACTATATCTTCACCTGGGCTGAACCAAGACCATTTCTATATGCTCACCTGTGAAACTGTAATCGAAGCGTTTGACTTGCGTATTCCTTATAGGGCGTTTCACTAGCTTCGTAAGCATTATGCTGACGTTGTCCCTGCTTCCTGAGAACATAAAACATGATCAAAAGTCACCGACCTTCACGACCTGGAGACAATCCGTATTCAGCACTCTGAAGACTTGATTGCGTTGCCAGCTCCACAGAAACTGGAACACACAACTTGTAGAGAGCCGTTCCCACGCCTTCAGGAACATCATGAAGCACAGAACCTACCAAGCATGAACGCAGACTCCAAAATTCTGTAAGCGATTTCTGCAAGTCCGCCTCCTGTTCTTTCCAGTTCCTCTTTGAGTAGACTGGCAACGAAGTGCCAGTTCATTTCTGGTCGTTCAAAGATACCTGCACAAAGACAAACAATTCTTAAAACGGGCTTTGCACAAACGCGGTTCTATACTCAGATGCTATCTACGTGAGTCTTAACCAAAATCCGCCATCTCGTCTTAGATATTTCCGTCCACCCTTGTGCAGCAACGGCATCAGAGTCAACCCCGGTACCGTCGATCTGAAGGAGACGGCGCCCCATCTGCTTCCGCTTCGAATATTGCTTACTACGCCCTCGTGGCCGTCTAGAACATACCGTTCCACCATCCCACTGAATATTCTTCAACGTGTTGGCCAGTTCTGTATCATGGCAAAGAATAGGCGGTAAAACTTGAACACCTACCGTCACATCCCATGAGGATGATGTCACCGGGCTTGGCTTTGAATACGTTGACATCTGGCAGAGCGACGACCTTCTGTTCATTCGGCTTCATGTCAAGACGGTCCTTGAGCGCCTGTGAGCACCACATAGTTGCATGCGTAGACAGCCGCTTTTCCACAAGACCACATCTGGATGGACGCTGCATATTGACGATGATGCTCACGGCCTATTTCAGTGGCTCGCGCATGTTGGTACTCTCCGCACTTCCCCGATCTTTGGCATCGTCACACTACTCGACCAACCTTCTGTGGCCACTGTAAGCCAAAGTGAAAGATGTATCAAAGTGTTAACCGGCGCGGAAAACTCATCTTCGGGAGGCTCTTCACATTCAAAACAGAATGGAATATCGGCCTCTCTGGCAAGTCTTTCGATGCAAGTAACATCGCTACAGTGCGCACCAGTCAATTACGACGAGCGATATCTTTTGCGGAAGCTACAACTGCATGAGCTGCTACAGATGGCGGCGGTGCGACTTGCACGCTAatgacatatatatatatatatgtacgtcGGTGTGTACACGGCTTCTGCTAAATGCATATACtccttgcatgcgcgcgtcCGCGCGCACCAGATAAGAAAAAGCGCCGTCAAGAATGGCAGGCGCTGAAGGAAATGCAGTGGAGCAGCGACGGTGAAACATAGATGATTGCTGAGAAGACACAAAGCAGGGGGCGCGAAAAAGGACAGTTGAGGAACCTACGAAATCTCCGAAAGCCCGTGAGAGGGCCAATCGTCCATCAACGCGCCAGACACCCAAACGACGCAGCAGGAAGCCACCTGCCCGTTTgattcgctctctctctacttCCGCCGTCGGTTTGTGGTCCTTCGACATGATCGTGTAGGTTCCATCCGAGTGAAGAATGAGGCCTCGACTGTCTCCTGAAGAAAACCCACACACATTGCGAAACCGACACCGGAAATGGTTTCAGATTCCAGAATGTATTCGGACCTTCAATAAACAAAACCCTTCACATATCGCGGAACAtaaggaggaagaacacgGCGCTTTCAGCGTCTACGCCACATTGCCGTCCCGAAAGTGTATGCGACAGGTTACCACCAAAACTGTTCAGCTGTACCCAGTGGGTTATGTCTCTACTGTGCGTCCGCGGACAAGCAACACCCACCCCTTGCTCCGCTTGCCTTTCATCTAACCGTAGGTGTATCGTGCTACCTCCCATTTCGCTTTGGCGAAGCAGTCACTGTCTCTTCACCAGAGGAGCCCCTCGAACTCACCAACGTTGGCAGCATGTACGTTGAAATAGATGCCGTCTCGAGATTCCGGATCGTCCACCTTCTCGATGATAACCATCAAACCTAGTGCCATGCGATAGCAGGGAATGAGCAGAGCACCACACGAAATAATTCGATGTTATGTCGTAGTACACTCAGTCCTTGTATTTCTCATAGTTCCCAAGTCTTCATCGCATGCAACGATTTAATTTTTCCGGCGCAGTACTTCTAtcccgcttctcccttcACCGGACTCGTTTGTCTCACACAGTCACGCAGCGACCAGAAACTAGCGCAGACATCTGTCCCTTCcaacagaaacgaaggcgtgcgcgctctcccttttctttccttgcaACCAGGCTGTCTCGCAATCCAAATGCAAGAAAGCGTCAAGTCGGCGGGCATGTCGGGTCGCTTCTCAGCACTGCCTGTTTGACCACAAGGGAGGTAATATTTTGGCGAGCCACCGAAGAATCGAAACTTaagcagagaagcacagcagaaaagacaaTGAAGAAAAGGTACGTCTTCAAAAAACAAAGGTGCGTAAGAATGACAGTCCGTGTGGTGTACCGTAACTACACTTTTGAAATCGTATGTAAAGAAACACGTGGCCACAGACTGTACTGTATAGCCATATCTGAAGAGAAATTGTCTTCGTAAAACGCTCTTCCTTTACAGGGACTGTATCTCACCTGTAGAGCCTCCTTTCAAGGTGTCAGCACGCATGTCTGCATCCATTTGGAGGCAAGCGCTCCGGAAAGACTCTTGAGACAGGTTTTTCATCGCGCCTAGAAATAATCGACACCGATTCCAGCGACACACACAACACGGCAATGACTGAAATCAGGGATGGTTGCCCAGTCACACGAATTCATCTCCAAGTTGTTTCTCGATAAATCGTTCACGTGAGCGGTGATCCGACAGTTACGCCACACAATGGTAGAAAAAATCGACAACAGCATGCGCAGTATAAGAAAACGTGGAGACAAAACCATATCGGGTCTCCGAGTATGATTTTATTCTGCGCAAaaggccttctctctgtggcaGTTCTTCATCGACAGACAACTGACACACACTTCATATCTACTCCGTAGGCCGGTAGATTCGTCCATTAAATCACCACACACTGTCACAATTCAGGATGCACACTCGATGCGAAAAGGAAGGCACCCAGGTGACCAGATGGGCACAACAGCGGTAGCTTGCTGATACCTCTGCGGCTAACCAACGGATGTCGAAGGCGCataaaagagaaaaaaaccgaTTTCTCGAGTTTCACCATTTTCTCTGCGCTAGAGTGCAGAATATCCCACGTTTGATTCCAAACGGCAGTCTTTCCGATATACCCCACTTTCCAATTTTTGCTGCCGCCGGCGCGGCTTGTCATATGCGCGTCAATGTATCCCTTTGAAGCAGAGCTCCTGCACGGTATATATTTTCTGGCAGGTGGTTCCGAAGTCTCCGGACTAGACAGTTGAAcattcaagaagcgtctCAAACAGATCGACGCCCTCTCCCCTGAAGAATTTACGGATGTGCAGGGAACGGCAACCTACGAAAATGAGGGTGAAAGAGAGCTAGGCACGTCTGGCGATGTCCACGCTAAGGTTGCCCCATAACTTACCAAGGTAACCGTAAGCCACGCTGGCACATCGTCGAGAAACACTGTAGCCTCCATGGCCATCGAAAATCGCCTTCAGTCGAGCATTTGGGAAGTTTTTCAGCGGACCGTGAACCACCATAGCGTCTTCGTCCTGAGGGCGGCGGCCGTTCATTGTTGCTGCGAGGGTCTTCGTGTGCCAATCCACAACAAGAaccatcttcttctctttctgatATGCCCCACAAATAAACAACACACAACACAACTCTGGCATTCAGCGGCGTCGCTCACAAGGTTATATTTATCGTTGGGGACTCGTCCTTGCTGCTCAGTTCAGTCCACGGGACACAAAGGAGTCTTAGGAACATTCAAGAAGGTCCCTCTTAGTTTTCGACTGCTGTGTCTGCCGTACGTTCGCCAAACCATTGAGCAAGACACCCAACCACAAGGGAGCTCCACTCTGTTCATCGATTCGGGACATGCTGGACGGTCTTCGTCTGCACATCACGGATGAATAGATACAGAAAGTACGACACTGTGCACTGCAATCGGATAGTGCGCATTCACCTGGCACGACCTGCGAGTGTCGAAGAACTGACAACCGTAACACGCGGTGCTGCAGCCCTACTCAGACTCTGAACACCACTACACTTCATGTCAACATGTATGCGGTCCGTAAATCAATTGGTctccgagacagaaaaacgtttCCCGTGCAAGCACCTCGTTGTTGCAGTTCTGACGAAACTTGCCCTCTCAGCTTGTTCACTCAGCAGACAAGGGAAATAGGACACGCACTTCGCAATAAAGATGTTTGGAAGCCTTTACATTGAA
Proteins encoded in this window:
- a CDS encoding protein phosphatase 2C domain-containing protein (encoded by transcript TGME49_276920~Signal peptide predicted by SignalP 2.0 HMM (probability 0.976) with cleavage site probability 0.465 at residue 32~Predicted trans-membrane domain (TMHMM2.0):6-26), whose product is MVDRRSAVWRVGFLLTLCTLVVLFSGCQDIRAARDSSDESVSRSERPARKGLEKRRRHDSESDISTVDEGADGVTSGTVNANAVTASHSGELAGGHARKDGPKMKKTLKKGKGSGSQDTEKERSEAGDRAQKGRKNDAKKARTTEASGDAEMAGAPRGDKELNDKEASSERRNEGKHVGHKGAVRGKDAKGGAGAPARPPVQHSQGPTRANPKAVKPFIEQKEKKMVLVVDWHTKTLAATMNGRRPQDEDAMVVHGPLKNFPNARLKAIFDGHGGYSVSRRCASVAYGYLGAMKNLSQESFRSACLQMDADMRADTLKGGSTGLMVIIEKVDDPESRDGIYFNVHAANVGDSRGLILHSDGTYTIMSKDHKPTAEVERERIKRAGGFLLRRLGVWRVDGRLALSRAFGDFALKDRLDMKPNEQKVVALPDVNVFKAKPGDIILMGCDGIFERPEMNWHFVASLLKEELERTGGGLAEIAYRILESAFMLGSRDNVSIMLTKLVKRPIRNTQVKRFDYSFTGERYVLPSEVPVNMPTDRKSGRFGTGEDMLVTLF
- a CDS encoding hypothetical protein (encoded by transcript TGME49_276930); the protein is MGLPDCLRKPKMGRGKCGDMAVSSATHPESIDRPAVAETVSRESGGYLLFHPASNGTLFLVWSEREVDKAMAFFEPKKSVPGFKFKVNGGRQEIFRNLLNDKKNYYEGWCQFFKTAVEFNGECRLLAGADTAPLKVTVAFLYGTTVKKLTQTQTLSTSGVVAIGCVPMAQTTFDVRTMHRELFLGSARQSGAALAL
- a CDS encoding ribosome associated membrane protein RAMP4, putative (encoded by transcript TGME49_276940~Predicted trans-membrane domain (TMHMM2.0):37-60) — encoded protein: MAGQNRKYACKISQFEKNITHRGNVPESRIRTQNSYPVGPLILALFLFVVVGSAILQIIFSAQRGTIL